A part of Lacinutrix sp. 5H-3-7-4 genomic DNA contains:
- a CDS encoding peptide chain release factor 3: MKFLEEIKRRRTFGIISHPDAGKTTLTEKLLLFGGAIQEAGAVKSNKIKKGATSDFMEIERQRGISVATSVLAFEYDGIKINILDTPGHKDFAEDTFRTLTAVDSVIVVIDVAKGVEEQTEKLVEVCRMRNIPMIVFINKMDREGKDAFELLDEIEQKLGLKVTPLSFPIGMGYEFKGIYNIWERNINLFSGDSRKNIEETIEISNLNSSELDDLVGEKSANTLREEIELVEGIYPKFNNEEYLKGTLQPVFFGSALNSFGVRELLDCFVEIAPKPRPKQSEERIVEPDEKNFSGFVFKIHANMDPNHRNRLAFVKIVSGEFKRNTPYLHVRHNKKVKFSSPNAFFAEKKEIVDVSYPGDIVGLQDTGTFKIGDTLTEGEVLNYKGVPSFSPEHFRYINNADPLKSKQLYKGIDQLMDEGVAQLFTLELNGRKVIGTVGALQYEVIQYRLEHEYGAKCTYENLNVYKACWVEPKDPKSEEFKEFKRVKQRFLAKDKRGQLVFLADSSFSLQMTEQKYPNVKFHYVSEFE; the protein is encoded by the coding sequence ATGAAATTTTTAGAAGAAATAAAGAGAAGAAGAACCTTTGGTATAATATCCCACCCTGATGCTGGTAAAACAACATTAACTGAAAAACTTTTACTTTTTGGTGGTGCAATACAAGAAGCAGGAGCTGTAAAAAGCAATAAAATAAAAAAAGGTGCTACAAGTGACTTTATGGAAATTGAGCGCCAAAGAGGAATATCTGTTGCTACTTCTGTATTAGCATTTGAATATGATGGCATAAAAATAAACATATTAGATACACCTGGTCATAAAGACTTTGCTGAAGATACTTTTAGAACTTTAACTGCTGTAGATAGTGTTATAGTGGTTATTGATGTAGCAAAAGGTGTAGAAGAGCAAACTGAAAAATTAGTGGAAGTTTGCCGAATGAGAAACATTCCTATGATTGTTTTTATAAATAAAATGGATCGTGAAGGAAAGGATGCTTTTGAATTATTGGACGAAATTGAACAAAAATTAGGACTTAAAGTTACACCTTTAAGTTTCCCTATTGGAATGGGCTACGAATTTAAAGGGATCTATAATATTTGGGAAAGAAACATAAACTTATTTAGTGGTGATAGTCGTAAAAACATTGAAGAAACCATTGAAATTTCCAACTTAAACTCTTCAGAATTAGATGATTTGGTTGGTGAAAAATCTGCAAATACACTACGAGAAGAAATTGAACTTGTAGAAGGTATATACCCAAAATTTAATAACGAAGAGTATTTAAAAGGTACACTGCAGCCAGTATTTTTTGGCTCTGCCCTAAATAGTTTTGGAGTAAGAGAATTATTAGATTGTTTTGTTGAAATTGCTCCTAAACCAAGACCAAAGCAAAGTGAAGAACGTATAGTAGAACCAGATGAAAAAAACTTTTCTGGTTTTGTTTTTAAAATTCATGCAAACATGGATCCTAATCACAGAAATAGATTAGCATTCGTAAAAATAGTCTCAGGAGAATTTAAAAGAAATACTCCATATTTACATGTAAGACATAATAAAAAAGTAAAATTCTCTAGTCCCAATGCCTTTTTTGCAGAGAAAAAAGAAATAGTTGACGTCTCGTATCCTGGTGATATTGTGGGTTTACAAGATACTGGTACATTTAAAATAGGTGATACTTTAACCGAAGGTGAAGTACTTAACTATAAAGGTGTTCCTAGTTTTTCTCCTGAACATTTTAGATATATAAATAACGCCGATCCTTTAAAATCTAAACAATTATATAAAGGTATAGACCAATTAATGGATGAAGGAGTTGCACAATTATTTACTTTAGAATTAAATGGTAGAAAAGTAATTGGAACCGTTGGAGCCTTACAATATGAAGTTATACAATATAGATTAGAACATGAATATGGTGCAAAATGTACTTATGAAAATTTAAATGTATATAAAGCTTGTTGGGTAGAGCCTAAAGACCCAAAAAGTGAAGAATTTAAAGAATTTAAACGTGTAAAACAGCGTTTTCTGGCGAAAGACAAAAGAGGACAATTAGTTTTTTTAGCAGATTCTTCTTTCTCATTACAAATGACTGAACAGAAATATCCAAATGTAAAATTTCATTACGTTTCTGAGTTTGAATAA
- a CDS encoding DUF3467 domain-containing protein, whose product MDDNQNKKPKQGQINIELDEKVAEGTYSNLAIINHSVSEFVVDFVSIMPGAPKSKVKSRIILTPQHAKRLLKALNDNVQRFEKAHGEIKDYEQPPIPLNFGPTGQA is encoded by the coding sequence ATGGACGATAATCAAAATAAAAAACCAAAACAAGGACAGATTAATATAGAGTTAGATGAAAAAGTAGCAGAAGGTACTTATTCTAATTTGGCGATAATAAATCATTCGGTTTCAGAGTTTGTTGTAGACTTTGTAAGTATTATGCCTGGCGCACCAAAAAGTAAAGTAAAATCTAGAATTATATTAACACCACAACATGCAAAACGTTTATTAAAAGCTTTAAACGATAATGTACAGCGATTTGAAAAAGCACATGGAGAAATTAAAGATTATGAACAACCACCTATACCATTAAATTTTGGGCCAACTGGTCAAGCTTAA